One window of Triticum dicoccoides isolate Atlit2015 ecotype Zavitan chromosome 5A, WEW_v2.0, whole genome shotgun sequence genomic DNA carries:
- the LOC119301860 gene encoding pentatricopeptide repeat-containing protein At3g16010-like encodes MARLLAVRGISSSPHLAWRVKQTENEIVQMFQPPVRQSEEAVATTGPRYTHSIRVMDERFIRILKIFKWGPDAEKALEVLMMKVDHWLVREVMKTDVGVSVKMQFFRWAARKRNYEHDTSTYMALIRCLEVVEQYGEMWKMIQEMVRNPVCVVTPMELSDIIRMLGNAKMISKAVAIFYQIKARKCQPTAQAYNSMIIMLMHEGEYEKVHELYNEMSNEGQCFPDTVTYSALISAFCKLGRQDSAIWLLNEMKDNGMQPTAKIYTMLMALLFKLDNVHGALSLFEEMRHQYCRPDVFTYTELIRGLGKAGRFDEAYNFFYEMRREGCRPDTVLINNMINFLGKAGRLDDAMKLFEEMKTLRCIPSVVTYNTIIKALFESKSRISEISSWFERMKESGISPSPFTYSILIDGFCKTNRTEKAMMLLEEMDEKGFPPCPAAYCSLIDALGKAKRYDLAHELFQELKENCGSSSARVYAVMIKHLGKAGRLDDAVDLFEEMNRLGCTPNVYAYNALMSGLARAGMLDEALTTMRRMQDHGCIPDINSYNIILNALAKTGGPDRAMGMLSNMKQSAIKPDAVSYNTVLGALSHAGMFEEAAKLMKEMNALGFDYDLITYSSILEAIGKVDQE; translated from the exons ATGGCGCGCCTCCTCGCCGTCCGGGGCATCTCCTCGTCGCCGCACCTCGCGTGGAGGGTAAAGCAAACAG AGAATGAGATTGTCCAGATGTTCCAGCCCCCGGTTCGTCAGAGTGAGGAGGCAGTAGCAACCACTGGACCAAGGTACACGCATTCCATACGAGTCATGGATGAGAGATTCATTAGGATCCTGAAGATATTCAAGTGGGGCCCTGATGCTGAGAAGGCGTTGGAGGTATTAATGATGAAAGTTGATCACTGGTTGGTAAGAGAGGTTATGAAAACCGATGTCGGGGTCAGTGTGAAGATGCAATTTTTCAGATGGGCAGCAAGGAAGAGGAATTACGAACACGACACATCCACTTACATGGCATTGATACGTTGTTTAGAGGTAGTAGAGCAGTATGGTGAAATGTGGAAAATGATCCAAGAAATGGTACGGAATCCTGTATGTGTTGTCACGCCGATGGAGCTATCAGACATCATCCGGATGCTGGGGAATGCCAAGATGATCAGTAAGGCAGTTGCAATCTTTTACCAAATCAAGGCACGAAAGTGTCAACCCACTGCTCAGGCATATAATAGCATGATAATCATGTTAATGCATGAGGGGGAGTATGAGAAAGTGCATGAACTTTACAATGAGATGAGCAACGAGGGCCAATGCTTCCCAGACACCGTGACTTACAGTGCACTCATTTCTGCTTTCTGCAAACTTGGTCGCCAGGATTCAGCAATTTGGTTGTTGAATGAGATGAAGGACAATGGAATGCAGCCAACTGCTAAGATATATACCATGCTAATGGCTTTGCTCTTTAAATTGGACAATGTTCATGGAGCATTGAGTTTGTTTGAAGAGATGAGGCATCAGTACTGCCGGCCAGATGTGTTTACTTACACTGAATTAATCAGGGGACTTGGTAAAGCTGGGAGATTTGATGAAGCATATAACTTCTTCTATGAAATGCGACGAGAAGGCTGCAGGCCAGACACAGTTCTTATTAACAATATGATAAATTTCTTGGGTAAGGCTGGTCGTTTGGATGATGCTATGAAGTTGTTTGAGGAGATGAAGACATTAAGGTGTATTCCTAGCGTGGTGACCTACAACACTATAATTAAAGCACTTTTTGAATCTAAATCTCGTATTTCTGAGATTTCATCATGGTTCGAGAGAATGAAGGAAAGTGGAATCTCCCCTAGTCCATTCACCTACTCAATCTTGATTGATGGATTCTGCAAAACCAACAGGACGGAGAAGGCTATGATGCTGCTGGAGGAGATGGATGAAAAGGGCTTCCCTCCATGTCCAGCGGCATATTGCAGCCTGATTGATGCTCTTGGAAAAGCCAAACGGTATGATCTTGCACACGAGCTATTTCAGGAACTAAAAGAAAATTGTGGCTCCTCTAGTGCTCGAGTGTATGCGGTGATGATAAAACACTTAGGGAAGGCTGGGCGGCTTGATGATGCTGTAGATCTGTTTGAAGAGATGAACAGACTTGGTTGCACTCCTAATGTTTATGCTTACAACGCCCTCATGTCTGGATTGGCAAGAGCAGGCATGCTTGATGAAGCCCTTACTACAATGAGAAGAATGCAAGACCATGGGTGTATTCCTGATATCAATTCATACAATATTATCCTGAATGCACTGGCAAAAACAGGAGGTCCTGATCGTGCAATGGGGATGCTTTCTAATATGAAACAGTCTGCAATAAAACCAGATGCTGTGTCATATAATACTGTTCTTGGTGCCTTGAGTCACGCAGGCATGTTTGAGGAGGCAGCTAAATTGATGAAAGAGATGAATGCGTTAGGATTTGACTATGATCTTATTACATATTCATCTATACTTGAGGCGATTGGAAAGGTTGATCAAGAGTGA
- the LOC119301861 gene encoding probable carboxylesterase 2 yields MASRILLPALLLLLLCAHCGGAAGRRARGGGEASSQVKFDFSPFLIEYKSGVVKRLMGTDRVSAAADPLTGVTSRDVTIDPAAGVDARIYLPSLRATTKVPVLVYFHGGAFVVESAFNPIYHAYLNTLAAKAGVVAVSVNYRLAPEHPLPAAYDDSWAALKWVLANAAPGADQWLSQYGDLSRLFLAGDSAGGNIAHNLALRAGEEGLDGGARLKGVALLDPYFQGRSAVGAYSADPSFLQSAARTWSFICAGKYPIDHPYANPLMLPTASWQHLGASRVLVTVSGQDRLSPWQRAYYSTLRTSGWPGQAELYETPGEGHVYFLTKMSTPQAQAEMATLVAFINRDA; encoded by the coding sequence ATGGCGTCCCGGATCTTGCTCCCggcgctgctgctcctcctcctctgcgcgcattgcggcggcgcggcggggaggagggcgcgcggcggcggcgaggccagCTCGCAGGTCAAGTTCGACTTCTCGCCCTTCCTCATCGAGTACAAGAGCGGCGTGGTGAAGCGGCtcatgggcaccgaccgcgtctccGCGGCCGCCGACCCGCTCACCGGCGTCACGTCCCGGGACGTCACCATCGACCCCGCCGCCGGCGTCGACGCGCGGATCTACCTCCCGAGCCTCCGCGCCACCACCAAGGTGCCCGTCCTGGTCTACTTCCACGGCGGCGCCTTCGTGGTGGAGTCGGCCTTCAACCCCATCTACCACGCCTACCTCAACACCCTGGCGGCCAAGGCCGGCGTGGTGGCCGTGTCGGTGAACTACCGCCTGGCGCCGGAGCACCCGCTGCCGGCCGCCTACGACGACTCGTGGGCGGCGCTCAAGTGGGTGCTCGCCAACGCGGCGCCCGGGGCGGACCAGTGGCTGTCCCAGTACGGCGACCTCTCCCGCCTCTTCCTGGCCGGCGACAGCGCGGGCGGCAACATCGCGCACAACCTGGCATTGCGCGCCGGGGAGGAGGGCCTGGACGGCGGCGCGAGGCTCAAGGGCGTGGCGCTGCTCGACCCCTACTTCCAGGGCCGGAGCGCGGTGGGCGCCTACTCGGCGGACCCGTCGTTCCTGCAGTCGGCGGCGCGCACCTGGAGCTTCATCTGCGCGGGCAAGTACCCCATCGACCACCCGTACGCGAACCCGCTGATGCTGCCGACGGCCTCGTGGCAGCACCTCGGCGCCTCCCGCGTGCTGGTCACCGTGTCCGGGCAGGACCGGCTGAGCCCGTGGCAGCGCGCCTACTACAGCACGCTCCGGACCAGCGGCTGGCCGGGGCAGGCGGAGCTGTACGAGACCCCCGGCGAGGGCCACGTCTACTTCCTCACCAAGATGAGCACGCCCCAGGCGCAGGCCGAGATGGCCACCCTCGTCGCCTTCATCAACCGCGACGCCTAG